Part of the Maridesulfovibrio sp. genome, GCAGACGTGAGAATTCCACGGCTTTTTCAGCAGTAATGACCACCTTTTCAAGTGAAAGCGGTTTTTCGATGAAGTCGAATGCGCCCTTTTTGATAGCGGAAACTGCGGTTTCAATATTACCGTGACCGGAGATCATGACTACGGGCAGCCAGTCCCATTCCTTTTTGATGCGGTCGAGAATCTCAAGCCCGTCCATGCCCGGAAGCCAGATGTCCAGAAATACAAGGTCCGGCTGCTCTTCGCTGAGATGTTCAAGGGCTTTTTCGCCGGATTCTGCCTCACTTACGTCAAAACCTTCATCTTCAAGTATTCCGCGCAGAGAGTATCTGATGCCGTCTTCGTCATCAACAATCAGTATGTTTTTGCTCATCTATAGTTCCGTACGTGTTTCAAAGGAAAAATTATCTTCTTCTATCAATTGGGTGCAGGCATCCACTGCTTTCGGGTCATACGCTGTTCCGCGTCCTCGTGCAATTTCCGCCATGGCCCTGGGCAGACCCAGAGCGGCACGGTAGGGTCGGTGGGAGCTCATGGCTTCAACTACGTCGGCCACAGCGATAATTCTGGCTTCACGCAGGATATTGTCTCCACTGAGACCATTGGGGTAGCCGGTTCCGTCAATGCGTTCATGGTGCTGGATGACTATATCGGCCACGGGCCATGGGAATGATATTCCTTTCAGGATTTCATAGCCTGCTTCACTATGGGTTTTCATCAGATTCATTTCAAGTTCAGTCAGTCTGGTCGGCTTGGAAAGGATCTCTGCCGGGATAGATATTTTCCCTACATCGTGTAGAATCCCTGCAATCCTGATGCAGTTGATTTCTTCAGCTGAGAGGCGCATTTTTACCGCTATGCGGCAAGCCAGTTCTGCTACCCGTTGCTGGTGTCCTGAGGTGTAAGGGTCGCGTTTTTCAGACATGGCCGTCAGGGATGCAACGGTCTCATCAAAAGTGCGGCGTAGCTGGCTGAGGCTTCTCTTTAAGGCGTCCTCGCTTTTTTTCAGTTCAGAAATATCGCGCAGCACCACAACTTTGCCTATAACATCATTCTGTTCTGAAATTCCCGAGATATTGACCGAAACCGGGATAGTTCCCTGCGGGCCTTTGAAGACGGCATCTCCGAGAACGGAGTCATTATTGGAGGATAATTTGATAGACTCCTTTGTCCCATTTTCAAAAATATCAACAGCTTCCTGAAATTTTCGGCCGAACATGTCGTCGATATTACAATCCATAAGCGAGCATGCGGCTTTATTCATGGATTTGATCAGTCCATTATGGTCGGTGGTGATGACCGCATCGTCAATACTGTCGAATGTTGTTTTCAGCCAGCGGCGATT contains:
- a CDS encoding HD domain-containing phosphohydrolase produces the protein MISYTEKNAKDKLPSRIMVVEDEAIVSLDIQGRLKNLGYDVAGIATSGEQAMKLIEETSPDLILMDIMLEGDMDGIDTAAKINKYHSIPIIYLTAYADNDTLKRAKITEPFGYIIKPFEDRELNLTIEMALYKHHAESTLNDNRRWLKTTFDSIDDAVITTDHNGLIKSMNKAACSLMDCNIDDMFGRKFQEAVDIFENGTKESIKLSSNNDSVLGDAVFKGPQGTIPVSVNISGISEQNDVIGKVVVLRDISELKKSEDALKRSLSQLRRTFDETVASLTAMSEKRDPYTSGHQQRVAELACRIAVKMRLSAEEINCIRIAGILHDVGKISIPAEILSKPTRLTELEMNLMKTHSEAGYEILKGISFPWPVADIVIQHHERIDGTGYPNGLSGDNILREARIIAVADVVEAMSSHRPYRAALGLPRAMAEIARGRGTAYDPKAVDACTQLIEEDNFSFETRTEL